A single window of Flavobacteriales bacterium DNA harbors:
- a CDS encoding Crp/Fnr family transcriptional regulator, which produces MKKTKSTQKTLAGNNQSFLYQHCGPEWYPLIELYKKTFEFQKGEKIFKEGQQVNGMYVIDTGKVKVIASYGKGKEQLLRLATDGEILGHRGLGGNHKYPVSATALTHTTVTFIPDEIFNKLLKANNGLCFYLMNFFAEELHHSEANSREMYNTSVKKRIARAILLNYEKFGIERSSKQLTYTLSRKDIANLSGTTYESVVRTLSEFNKKGIINLDGKSIGIPDKQALENIK; this is translated from the coding sequence ATGAAAAAGACCAAATCAACCCAGAAAACATTGGCAGGGAACAACCAATCCTTCCTGTATCAGCATTGCGGACCCGAATGGTACCCGCTTATAGAATTGTACAAGAAAACTTTTGAATTCCAGAAAGGAGAAAAGATATTCAAGGAAGGACAACAAGTGAATGGCATGTATGTTATCGATACAGGCAAAGTTAAAGTAATAGCTTCTTACGGGAAAGGCAAAGAACAACTCCTGCGGCTGGCCACCGATGGAGAAATCCTTGGTCACCGTGGATTGGGTGGAAACCACAAATATCCTGTATCCGCAACAGCTTTGACCCACACCACGGTTACCTTCATTCCTGACGAGATATTCAACAAATTATTAAAAGCCAATAACGGGCTTTGTTTTTATCTCATGAACTTTTTTGCCGAAGAGTTGCATCATTCGGAAGCAAACTCCAGGGAAATGTACAACACCAGCGTGAAGAAACGCATCGCGCGGGCCATCTTACTTAACTATGAAAAGTTCGGCATTGAAAGGAGTTCAAAACAACTTACCTATACCCTTTCCAGAAAAGACATCGCCAATTTGAGCGGCACTACCTACGAGTCTGTGGTGCGCACCCTAAGTGAATTCAACAAGAAAGGCATCATCAACCTGGACGGAAAGTCCATTGGCATTCCTGACAAGCAGGCATTGGAGAACATAAAATGA
- a CDS encoding DUF1801 domain-containing protein, with protein MPTYNKKVDELIAKKNNPLTPEIQRVREIILNVSDAITEDVKWSSPTFVYKGNIASFFMNAKKHVSLMFHYGASIPDKSGLLEGDGEVARSAMFTDMKDIEKKKKALEQVIREWMKMKDGE; from the coding sequence ATGCCTACCTACAACAAAAAAGTCGACGAGCTCATCGCAAAAAAGAACAACCCGCTGACACCTGAAATTCAACGGGTGCGGGAGATCATCCTGAACGTGAGCGATGCCATCACCGAAGATGTGAAATGGAGTTCGCCCACCTTCGTCTACAAAGGCAACATCGCTTCCTTCTTCATGAATGCCAAAAAGCACGTGAGCCTGATGTTCCATTACGGGGCCAGCATCCCCGACAAATCCGGCCTGCTGGAAGGCGACGGAGAAGTGGCACGCTCGGCAATGTTCACCGACATGAAGGACATTGAAAAGAAAAAGAAGGCACTGGAACAGGTGATCAGGGAATGGATGAAGATGAAGGATGGGGAATAA
- the cas2 gene encoding CRISPR-associated endonuclease Cas2, with amino-acid sequence MSERFNAYRIMWMMVFFDLPTETKRDRRNAAGFRKRLIQDGFTMMQFSVYVRHCSSSENMEVHRKRVKKSLPPKGSVNILTVTDNQFGRMEIFYNTKPREKVEVPQQLELF; translated from the coding sequence ATGAGTGAACGGTTCAACGCCTACCGGATCATGTGGATGATGGTGTTTTTTGATCTGCCCACGGAAACCAAGCGGGACAGGCGCAACGCGGCCGGGTTTCGCAAGCGCCTGATCCAGGATGGCTTTACCATGATGCAGTTCAGCGTATATGTTCGCCATTGTTCCAGTTCAGAGAACATGGAGGTGCACAGAAAGCGAGTGAAAAAATCCTTGCCCCCCAAGGGAAGTGTGAACATACTCACCGTAACCGATAACCAGTTCGGGCGCATGGAAATCTTTTACAATACCAAACCCAGGGAAAAAGTAGAAGTGCCGCAACAATTGGAATTGTTCTGA
- a CDS encoding Fic family protein gives MNKSKTVKFDRNIPFNDLPDLPPSEKIVDKEVLSKWGLASRALAELNGNTKRMPNPLMLVNTISLQEAQSSTAIENIFTTEDELYKAVSDTVKENTANPATKEVLRYREALWEGYNTWVKKKTFDKSVAVKIFRQIKNTRQGIRPPQSQVVIKRGQSEFKPGEIVYTPPRGSGIIEDKLDNLFQFFKSNSTFDPLLKMAIAHYQFEAIHPFTDGNGRAGRILNLLYLVDQNLLSHPVLYLSKYIIHHKDEYYHCLAGVTQRGAWKPWLLYMLGAVHQTAQLTNQKIDEILEQMAATYKYANAKVKWYTYELNQALFSQPYIKQKLVGEILGARSRTTLTKYMLQLTDLGVLSAQVDGREVYYVNDDLVRILQS, from the coding sequence ATGAACAAGTCAAAAACAGTGAAGTTTGATCGCAATATTCCATTTAACGACTTGCCAGATTTGCCACCCTCTGAAAAGATAGTTGATAAAGAGGTTCTAAGCAAATGGGGTTTGGCATCAAGAGCATTGGCTGAATTAAATGGAAACACTAAGCGAATGCCCAACCCATTGATGCTTGTTAACACCATTTCTTTACAGGAAGCACAAAGTTCCACTGCCATTGAAAATATCTTTACCACGGAAGATGAACTATACAAAGCCGTATCAGACACGGTTAAGGAAAATACAGCAAACCCAGCTACGAAAGAGGTATTAAGGTATAGGGAGGCATTGTGGGAAGGCTACAACACATGGGTTAAAAAGAAAACATTTGATAAGTCAGTTGCGGTAAAAATATTTCGGCAGATAAAAAATACCCGGCAAGGTATTCGTCCACCTCAATCACAAGTGGTAATTAAAAGAGGGCAAAGTGAATTCAAACCGGGAGAAATAGTTTATACACCACCACGTGGATCGGGAATTATAGAGGATAAGCTGGATAACCTTTTTCAATTTTTCAAATCAAATAGTACATTCGATCCATTGTTGAAAATGGCAATTGCACACTATCAGTTTGAGGCAATACACCCATTCACGGATGGAAACGGAAGAGCGGGACGTATACTAAATCTGCTATACCTGGTAGACCAAAACCTGTTATCCCATCCTGTTCTCTATTTGAGTAAGTATATCATTCATCACAAGGATGAGTATTATCACTGCCTGGCTGGAGTTACTCAAAGAGGCGCATGGAAACCCTGGCTTTTATATATGCTCGGTGCTGTCCATCAAACAGCACAGCTAACCAATCAGAAAATTGATGAGATTTTGGAGCAAATGGCAGCAACGTACAAGTACGCAAATGCCAAGGTGAAATGGTATACTTATGAATTGAATCAGGCACTATTTTCACAACCTTATATCAAACAAAAGTTGGTTGGAGAAATACTGGGCGCTCGGAGTAGAACAACCCTTACCAAGTACATGCTTCAGTTGACGGACTTGGGCGTGTTATCCGCGCAGGTGGATGGCAGAGAAGTATATTACGTCAACGATGATCTTGTTCGGATTCTTCAATCCTGA
- the cas1 gene encoding type II CRISPR-associated endonuclease Cas1, translated as MIKRTLAITSPAYLSLRQKQMVLEKKDEEGEKVEKTVPIEDIGTLVLEDPRVTITHGLIAALLANNVALVTCDEKYHPTGMMLNLCGNTTQAESFRQQADASQPLKKQLWQQVVKAKITNQATVLANAGGEVQMLLEAAKGVKSGDVDNREGMAAMYYWPRLFERYPGFTRGRGAGYPNSLLNYGYAILRAVTARSLVSSGLLPTLGIFHHNRYNQYCLADDMMEPYRPFVDQLVAGMVEEENEVPDVLGKSHKEKLLTVPTLTVVMNGKQRPLMIAASETSASLLRCFNGDQRKLMLPVLE; from the coding sequence GTGATCAAGCGCACCCTTGCCATCACATCACCAGCTTACCTTTCGCTTCGCCAAAAGCAAATGGTGCTTGAAAAAAAGGATGAAGAGGGAGAGAAGGTCGAGAAAACCGTGCCGATTGAAGACATCGGAACATTGGTGTTGGAAGATCCACGCGTTACCATCACACACGGATTGATCGCTGCACTGCTGGCGAATAACGTAGCCCTCGTTACGTGCGATGAAAAGTACCACCCCACGGGCATGATGCTGAACCTGTGTGGCAACACCACGCAAGCAGAGAGTTTCCGGCAGCAGGCCGATGCCAGCCAGCCTTTGAAAAAACAACTTTGGCAGCAAGTGGTCAAAGCCAAGATTACAAACCAGGCCACCGTACTGGCAAATGCCGGCGGTGAAGTGCAAATGCTTTTGGAGGCTGCAAAAGGAGTTAAAAGCGGGGACGTGGATAACCGCGAAGGCATGGCCGCCATGTATTACTGGCCACGGTTATTTGAACGGTATCCCGGATTTACGCGGGGACGTGGCGCGGGGTATCCGAACAGCCTGCTGAATTACGGATATGCCATCTTAAGAGCGGTAACGGCTCGCAGCCTGGTAAGCAGTGGCTTGCTGCCTACGCTGGGCATTTTTCACCACAACCGGTACAACCAATATTGCTTAGCAGATGATATGATGGAACCTTACCGTCCGTTTGTGGACCAGTTGGTGGCTGGGATGGTTGAAGAAGAGAATGAGGTTCCTGACGTGTTGGGAAAATCACATAAAGAAAAGTTGCTGACCGTTCCTACCCTTACAGTTGTGATGAATGGGAAGCAACGTCCGTTGATGATCGCAGCTTCGGAGACATCCGCTTCTTTGTTACGCTGCTTCAATGGAGATCAACGCAAATTGATGCTGCCTGTATTGGAATGA